Sequence from the Calidithermus timidus DSM 17022 genome:
GGATTTCATCATACCATCTTTGGCCTACGGCTCGGATGAGTCAGGCAGCAAAAAGGCCCCAGATTTCTGTACCTGGTCAAAGCAAGGGTATAGTTGAGACATGAATATCGCCCCTGGCATCGCAGTTATCCCCGTGCCCATCCCCTACCCCTTCAAATACGTCAACTGCTACTTGCTGCTGGGCGACGGGGCGGTGCTGGTGGACTGTGCGCTCGATACCCCCGAGGCCAGGCCCGCCCTCGAGGCAGCCTTAGCACAGCATGGCCTGAAGTTCGCCGACCTGGACCGTCTGGTTCTGACCCACCACCATCCCGACCACTACGGTCTGGCCGGGCTCATCGAGGCCGAGGGGGTGCCGGTGTATTTGCTGGACGTGGAGCTCGAGCGCGGCCACCCCTTCTGGACCGAACCCGAAGCCATGAACCGGACGGGACTGGAGCTCTTCCGCCGGCACGGCGTCCCCGAGGAGGCCCTGAGCAACCTGGGGCGCGAGATGGCCAAGACCCGCAGCCGGGTGCACGCCCCGCGGAATCCCCGCGCCTTCCGCGAGGGGGAGGTGCTCGAGCTCGCCGGTCAGCGCTGGCGGGTGATCTGGACCCCCGGACACGCCGACGGACACGCCATGCTGCTGCGCGAGAGCGACGGCGTCTTGCTGGCCGGAGACCACGTGCTCGAGCGCATCTCCCCCAACATCGGCGTGTGGGCCTACTCCTACCCCAATCCGCTGGGGCTCTACCTCGAGTCGCTGGAAAAAGCCAAGGGGCTCGAGGTCTCGCTGGCCCTGCCCGGCCACTACCGCCCCCTGAAGGACTTCAAAGGGCGCATTGAGGAACTGGCCGCTCATCACCACGAGCGCCTGGATTACCTGCTGGGGTTGATGAACGGCCAGCCCAAAACCTGCTGGGAACTCTCCTTAAAGCTTTTCCCCGGAGAGCTCAACACGGCCCAGCGCCGCTTCGCCTGGTCGGAGACGCTGGCCCACCTGGAGTACTTGCTCCAAGCTGGCAGAATTCGCAAAGAAACCATGGGCGAAACCATCGTCTATGGTGTCTAGGCAAAGTCGCGGGGGTCTTGTCGGGGTCGGCACAAGCGAGGGCGCGATAAGCTGAAGGCGAAGGAGGCGGCCATGGACAAGGTTTACAAGAAGGTCGAGTTGGTGGGCTCGAGTGGCGAGAGCATCGAGAAGGCTATCGAAACCGCGCTGGGCCGCGCGAACAAGACCCTGCGCAACCTGGACTGGTTTGAAGTCAAGGAATTGCGTGGGCTGATCGAGGGTGGAAAGGTCAAGATGTATCAGGTGACGCTCGAGGTGGGGTTCAGGCTCGAGGAGTAGCGCGAATCTGCCTACCACGCCAGTGCCTGACCATCGGCCCTGGGCTCCGAGGCGGCGATCAAGGCCTGGCCGTGGCGCAGGATGATCTGCCCGCGCCCGAACAGCCCGGCCTCGGGCTGGATCACCACGTGGTGGCCCCGGTCGATGAGGCCCTGCACCACGTGCTGTGGCACGCTGGGCTCGAGCAGAACCTGCTTTCCTCTGACCCACTGCCAGCGAGGAGCGTCCAGCACAGCCT
This genomic interval carries:
- a CDS encoding MBL fold metallo-hydrolase — its product is MNIAPGIAVIPVPIPYPFKYVNCYLLLGDGAVLVDCALDTPEARPALEAALAQHGLKFADLDRLVLTHHHPDHYGLAGLIEAEGVPVYLLDVELERGHPFWTEPEAMNRTGLELFRRHGVPEEALSNLGREMAKTRSRVHAPRNPRAFREGEVLELAGQRWRVIWTPGHADGHAMLLRESDGVLLAGDHVLERISPNIGVWAYSYPNPLGLYLESLEKAKGLEVSLALPGHYRPLKDFKGRIEELAAHHHERLDYLLGLMNGQPKTCWELSLKLFPGELNTAQRRFAWSETLAHLEYLLQAGRIRKETMGETIVYGV
- a CDS encoding dodecin: MDKVYKKVELVGSSGESIEKAIETALGRANKTLRNLDWFEVKELRGLIEGGKVKMYQVTLEVGFRLEE